The following are encoded in a window of Streptomyces griseiscabiei genomic DNA:
- the fxsT gene encoding FxSxx-COOH system tetratricopeptide repeat protein yields the protein MSPARAPDGRGQIVTFYSFKGGVGRTMTLANVAWILASRGKRVLAVDWDLEAPGLHSYFHPLLTDPELRDTDGLIDLLRAYQQAVLLPGREEAPRDDDWFRRTLDLTPYVVGLDLKFASGGRLDFLPAGRQNAAYSDSVTSFDWHAFYERLGGGSFLLELREEMAARYDYVLIDSRTGVTDSSGICTVLLPDTLVLGFVYNVQNMRGSAHVARAVTKGSRRPIRLLPVPMRVEDAERERLEISRDRAREVFGGHLSWLEESSVERYWGDVEIPYKTFYAYEEIVAPVGDRPLQEGTVLKACERLTDWLTDGEVRRGVPLPDDDRQRLLTAYMNKSRAISACLFVSYAPEDRVWAEWTAWHLESAGFRVTLHDITATRPGETAPEVVRALAEEGRVLALLSEGYAEVPQSAALWRALTGRERALAPELIAVRVHGGERALEPPFDLAAAPSIAHLTAVNAVRRLRQSVGPPPSVPGPARGTPALLAPEPPRYPGTNPPVESLPPRNTGFTGRNALLHELRDRLTAAEDSTTPQVLVGLGGVGKTQTALEYTYRFRGSYDVVWWVPAAEPTVIASELARLAPQLGIEQGEDTALTAQRVLRALSGGTPYRRWLIVFDSAGSPEETAEWLPAGTPRGGHVLVTSRDRTWEEAGSVLPVEVFTRSESVALLARHNPGLAPDGSRQIAHELGDLPLAVHQAALWLSATAMPVDRYLQLLRTHATELLKRTEKRSLEMAGWLVSLEEIRANSPAAADLLEICAFFGADPIPMDLLYTRSLMDALTLDEDEPRDEVTISEVFQEINRFGLAQADQEEGTVVVHRLVQAEIRHSMPLERRLQLRAVVHSVLAAGNPKSPGAPESWPRYAQLLPHLWPSRAVRSDDPEVQQWIIETVRCLWRRNLLGSGRDTAERVLVEWTGRRGPDDTQVLALRTQLGNILRSQGASRDAWRNDLDVHRRLAALVGPDRRRTLIAAANVAADLNALGRYAEAREWDRATYEASKAAWPPDDLRLSMHASNLGVSEYLCGDRRAALEIHRRVYRDRLDLKGPTDIYTLSAASNYARDLRETGDLRAALVLLEETCQLLWERLGPRHAQTLSTQRNHAVALRRSGRYEEARDLVASVHLIYAEDRGRDHPDTLAARADLANVLAALGDVDSARDHADHILTRQRQTLGESHPYTLGCQNNLAIYLRLGGHAAAARATSERALRALTDTLGERHPYTLDAMINYANCLVDTGETEAAIALEREALAGVLETLGADHYDVVTLRSNLAVDLAGAGVTQESEEHYSEALQLAAQTLGVDHPTYEAVDSGVRLDADIEPPFTF from the coding sequence CGGGAGGAGGCCCCGCGCGACGACGACTGGTTCCGCCGGACGCTGGACCTCACGCCGTACGTCGTCGGCCTCGACCTCAAGTTCGCGAGCGGCGGGCGGCTGGACTTTCTGCCCGCCGGGCGGCAGAACGCGGCCTACTCGGACTCGGTGACCTCCTTCGACTGGCACGCCTTCTACGAACGGCTCGGCGGCGGATCGTTCCTGCTGGAGCTGCGCGAGGAGATGGCCGCCCGCTACGACTACGTCCTGATCGACAGCCGCACCGGGGTCACCGACAGCTCGGGCATCTGCACGGTGCTCCTCCCCGACACCCTCGTCCTGGGCTTCGTCTACAACGTGCAGAACATGCGCGGCTCCGCGCACGTGGCCCGCGCCGTGACGAAGGGCTCCCGGCGGCCGATACGTCTGCTGCCGGTGCCCATGCGTGTCGAGGACGCGGAGCGGGAGCGCCTGGAGATCAGCCGCGACCGTGCCCGGGAGGTCTTCGGCGGCCATCTGTCGTGGCTGGAGGAGAGCAGCGTCGAACGGTACTGGGGGGACGTGGAGATCCCGTACAAGACGTTCTACGCCTACGAGGAGATCGTCGCGCCCGTCGGTGACCGCCCGTTGCAGGAGGGCACCGTGCTCAAGGCCTGCGAACGGCTCACCGACTGGCTCACCGACGGTGAGGTCCGGCGGGGCGTCCCCCTGCCGGACGACGACCGGCAGCGTCTGCTGACGGCGTACATGAACAAGAGCCGGGCCATCAGCGCCTGTCTCTTCGTCAGCTACGCCCCCGAGGACCGGGTCTGGGCGGAGTGGACGGCCTGGCACCTGGAATCCGCCGGCTTCCGGGTCACCCTGCACGACATCACGGCCACCCGGCCCGGTGAGACCGCCCCGGAGGTGGTGCGCGCCCTGGCGGAGGAGGGCAGGGTCCTCGCGCTGCTGTCCGAGGGGTACGCCGAGGTGCCCCAGTCCGCCGCGCTCTGGCGGGCCCTGACCGGCAGGGAGCGAGCGCTGGCACCGGAACTGATCGCCGTCCGTGTGCACGGCGGCGAACGCGCCCTGGAACCGCCCTTCGACCTCGCCGCGGCCCCGAGCATCGCCCACCTCACGGCGGTGAACGCGGTACGGCGGCTGCGGCAGAGCGTCGGCCCGCCGCCCTCGGTGCCGGGCCCGGCACGCGGCACCCCCGCCCTGCTGGCGCCGGAACCACCGCGCTACCCCGGCACGAATCCGCCCGTCGAGTCGCTGCCCCCGAGGAACACCGGCTTCACCGGCCGGAACGCGTTGCTGCACGAGCTGCGGGACCGCCTCACCGCCGCGGAGGACTCCACCACGCCCCAGGTGCTCGTGGGCCTCGGCGGAGTCGGCAAGACCCAGACGGCGCTGGAGTACACCTACCGCTTCCGCGGCTCCTACGACGTGGTCTGGTGGGTCCCGGCCGCCGAACCCACGGTCATCGCCAGTGAGTTGGCCCGCCTCGCACCCCAACTCGGCATCGAGCAAGGGGAGGACACCGCGCTCACCGCCCAACGGGTGCTCAGAGCGCTGTCCGGCGGGACCCCGTACCGCAGGTGGTTGATCGTCTTCGACAGCGCGGGTTCACCGGAGGAGACGGCCGAATGGCTTCCCGCCGGGACGCCGCGCGGCGGGCATGTGCTCGTCACCTCCCGCGACCGAACCTGGGAAGAGGCCGGAAGCGTCCTGCCGGTCGAGGTGTTCACCCGCTCCGAGAGCGTGGCCCTCCTCGCGCGGCACAACCCGGGCCTCGCCCCGGACGGCAGCCGGCAGATCGCCCACGAACTCGGTGACCTCCCGCTCGCCGTCCACCAGGCAGCCCTGTGGCTGAGCGCCACGGCCATGCCCGTCGACCGGTATCTGCAACTGCTGCGCACCCACGCGACCGAGCTGCTCAAGCGCACGGAGAAACGCTCGCTGGAAATGGCGGGCTGGCTGGTGTCGTTGGAGGAGATCCGCGCCAACAGCCCGGCGGCGGCCGACCTGTTGGAGATCTGCGCCTTCTTCGGCGCCGACCCCATCCCCATGGACCTGCTCTACACCCGCTCCCTGATGGACGCCCTCACCCTCGACGAGGACGAACCCCGGGACGAGGTGACCATCAGCGAGGTCTTCCAGGAGATCAACCGGTTCGGGCTCGCCCAGGCGGACCAGGAGGAGGGCACCGTCGTCGTCCACCGCCTGGTGCAGGCCGAGATCCGCCACTCGATGCCCCTGGAGCGACGTCTGCAACTGCGCGCGGTCGTGCACTCCGTGCTGGCCGCGGGGAACCCCAAGTCCCCCGGCGCGCCGGAGAGTTGGCCGCGCTACGCGCAGCTGCTGCCACATCTGTGGCCCAGCCGGGCGGTGCGCAGCGACGACCCCGAGGTACAGCAGTGGATCATCGAGACGGTCCGCTGTCTGTGGCGCCGCAACCTGCTGGGATCCGGACGGGACACCGCCGAACGCGTCCTCGTCGAGTGGACCGGACGCCGGGGCCCCGACGACACCCAGGTCCTGGCCCTGCGCACCCAGCTCGGCAACATCCTGCGCTCCCAGGGCGCTTCGCGCGACGCCTGGCGCAACGACCTCGACGTCCACCGACGGCTCGCGGCCCTCGTCGGCCCCGACCGCCGCCGTACGCTGATCGCCGCCGCCAACGTGGCCGCCGACCTCAACGCCCTGGGTCGCTATGCCGAGGCCCGGGAGTGGGACCGCGCCACCTACGAGGCCAGCAAGGCGGCCTGGCCCCCCGACGATCTGCGGCTGTCCATGCACGCCAGCAATCTCGGCGTGTCCGAGTACCTGTGCGGGGACCGGCGCGCGGCACTGGAGATCCACCGCCGGGTCTACCGCGACCGGCTCGACCTCAAGGGCCCCACGGACATCTACACCCTCAGCGCGGCCTCCAACTACGCCCGCGACCTGCGCGAGACCGGTGACCTGCGGGCCGCCCTCGTACTCCTGGAGGAGACCTGCCAGTTGCTGTGGGAGCGGCTCGGCCCGCGTCACGCACAGACCCTGTCCACGCAGCGGAACCACGCGGTGGCGCTGCGCCGGTCAGGACGGTACGAGGAGGCCCGTGATCTCGTCGCCTCCGTCCATCTGATCTACGCGGAGGACCGGGGCCGTGACCACCCGGACACTCTGGCCGCCCGCGCCGATCTGGCCAATGTGCTCGCGGCCCTGGGCGACGTCGACAGCGCCCGCGACCACGCCGATCACATCCTGACCCGCCAGCGGCAGACCCTGGGGGAGTCGCACCCCTACACCCTCGGCTGCCAGAACAACCTGGCGATCTATCTGCGGCTCGGCGGCCACGCGGCAGCCGCCCGCGCCACCTCCGAACGCGCCCTGCGGGCCCTGACCGACACCCTCGGGGAACGTCATCCCTACACCCTGGACGCGATGATCAACTACGCCAACTGCCTGGTCGACACCGGTGAGACGGAGGCCGCGATCGCCCTCGAACGCGAGGCGCTCGCAGGGGTGTTGGAGACCCTGGGCGCAGACCACTACGACGTCGTCACCCTGCGCTCCAACCTCGCGGTCGACCTCGCGGGGGCTGGTGTGACTCAGGAGTCCGAGGAGCACTACAGTGAGGCCCTGCAACTCGCCGCCCAGACCTTGGGAGTGGACCACCCGACCTACGAGGCGGTGGACAGCGGGGTGCGACTGGACGCGGACATCGAGCCACCCTTCACCTTCTGA
- a CDS encoding FxsB family cyclophane-forming radical SAM/SPASM peptide maturase: protein MSPRPVSLRQFVLKVHSRCNLDCDYCYVYHSADTSWRAKPRVMEPAVAEQVSRRIAEHAMTHRLPDVRIVLHGGEPLLLGADRLGELLGILGTGPTRAGVPVRFSMQTNGVLLTPDILDVLHRYRVGVSVSLDGTRAGHDRHRRFPKGEGSHRLVTAGLERLRSAEHRFLYAGLLCTVDLANDPVDTYEALLAAHPPRIDLLLPHGTWDTPPPGLTDRRDRTPAAPPLAARGATAHPGETPYADWLRLVFDRWYDAPVRETGVRLFEELMAGVLGGSIRTESVGLAPATLVVIETDGSIEQSDSLKVAYEGAPETGLDVFRHTLDDVLDQPLIRQRQSGAAELGPTCARCPLLAVCGGGLFAHRYASTSGFRNPSVYCADLAALILHIRDRLRADLSGAWRGLPELDPRGT, encoded by the coding sequence GTGTCCCCGCGTCCCGTGTCCTTACGGCAGTTCGTGCTCAAGGTGCACAGCCGCTGCAACCTGGACTGCGACTACTGCTACGTCTACCACTCCGCCGACACCAGCTGGCGTGCCAAGCCCCGGGTCATGGAACCGGCGGTCGCGGAACAGGTGTCCCGGCGGATCGCCGAGCACGCCATGACGCATCGGCTGCCCGACGTCCGGATCGTGCTGCACGGCGGGGAGCCGCTGCTGCTCGGGGCGGACCGGCTGGGGGAGTTGCTGGGGATTCTCGGGACCGGGCCGACGCGGGCGGGAGTTCCCGTCCGGTTCTCGATGCAGACCAACGGGGTGCTGCTCACCCCCGACATCCTGGACGTGCTGCACCGCTACCGGGTGGGCGTCAGCGTCAGCCTCGACGGCACCCGGGCCGGCCACGACCGGCACCGGCGCTTCCCGAAGGGCGAGGGGAGCCACCGGCTGGTGACGGCGGGGCTGGAGCGGCTGAGGTCCGCCGAGCACCGCTTCCTGTACGCGGGCCTCCTCTGCACGGTCGACCTGGCCAACGACCCTGTCGACACCTATGAGGCCCTGCTCGCCGCTCACCCTCCTCGCATCGATCTCCTGCTGCCGCACGGCACTTGGGACACACCGCCCCCCGGCCTCACGGACCGCCGCGACCGGACACCCGCCGCGCCGCCCTTGGCCGCCCGGGGCGCGACGGCCCACCCAGGGGAGACACCGTACGCCGACTGGCTGCGGCTGGTGTTCGACCGCTGGTACGACGCCCCCGTACGGGAGACCGGTGTCCGGCTCTTCGAGGAACTGATGGCGGGCGTGCTCGGCGGCTCGATCCGCACCGAGTCCGTCGGGCTGGCCCCGGCGACGCTCGTCGTCATCGAGACCGACGGCTCCATCGAGCAGTCCGACTCCCTCAAAGTCGCCTACGAAGGAGCGCCGGAGACCGGGCTCGACGTCTTCCGCCACACCCTCGACGACGTCCTCGACCAGCCGCTCATCCGCCAACGACAGTCCGGAGCAGCCGAGTTGGGGCCGACCTGCGCGCGCTGCCCCCTGCTCGCCGTCTGCGGAGGCGGCCTCTTCGCCCACCGGTACGCCTCCACGAGCGGCTTCCGCAACCCGTCCGTCTACTGCGCCGACCTCGCCGCGCTGATCCTGCACATCCGCGACCGGCTGCGAGCCGATCTCAGCGGGGCGTGGCGGGGC